In Drosophila yakuba strain Tai18E2 chromosome 2R, Prin_Dyak_Tai18E2_2.1, whole genome shotgun sequence, a single genomic region encodes these proteins:
- the LOC6539233 gene encoding 60S ribosomal protein L5, with protein MGFVKVVKNKQYFKRYQVKFRRRREGKTDYYARKRLTFQDKNKYNTPKYRLIVRLSNKDITVQIAYARIEGDRVVCAAYSHELPKYGIQVGLTNYAAAYCTGLLVARRVLNKLGLDSLYAGCTEVTGEEFNVEPVDDGPGAFRCFLDVGLARTTTGARVFGAMKGAVDGGLNIPHSVKRFPGYSAETKSFNADVHRAHIFGQHVADYMRSLEEEDEESFKRQFSRYIKLGIRADDLEDIYKKAHQAIRNDPTHKVTAKKSSAVTKKRWNAKKLTNEQRKTKIAAHKAAYVAKLQSETEA; from the exons ATG GGTTTCGTTAAGGTAGTCAAGAACAAGCAGTACTTTAAGAGGTACCAAGTTAAGTTCCGAAGGCGTCGCGAAGGAAAGACCGATTACTATGCCAGGAAGCGCCTGACATTTCAGGACAAGAACAAGTACAACACTCCCAAGTACCGTTTGATCGTACGTTTGTCCAACAAGGACATTACAGTCCAGATCGCCTATGCTCGCATCGAAGGTGATCGCGTGGTTTGCGCGGCTTATTCCCACGAGCTTCCCAAGTACGGGATCCAG GTTGGTTTGACAAACTACGCTGCTGCTTACTGCACAGGCTTGCTGGTCGCCCGCCGTGTGCTTAACAAGTTGGGTCTGGACTCTCTATATGCAGGATGCACTGAAGTGACCGGTGAAGAGTTTAACGTAGAGCCTGTTGATGACGGCCCTGGCGCATTCCGTTGCTTCTTGGATGTTGGACTCGCGCGTACCACAACTGGTGCACGTGTGTTCGGCGCTATGAAGGGAGCCGTTGATGGAGGTCTAAACATACCCCACTCTGTGAAGCGTTTTCCTGGATACTCTGCGGAAACCAAGAGTTTTAATGCTGATGTCCATCGCGCTCATATATTTGGCCAGCATGTTGCAGACTATATGCGCTCTTTGGAGGAAGAGGATGAGGAGAGCTTTAAACGGCAGTTTAGCCGATACATTAAGTTGGGCATTCGTGCTGATGAT cttGAGGATATCTATAAAAAAGCCCACCAGGCAATTCGTAACGACCCTACACACAAGGTCACTGCTAAGAAGTCTTCTGCCGTTACGAAGAAGAGGTGGAATGCTAAGAAACTCACAAACGAGCAACGGAAGACTAAGATTGCAGCTCATAAGGCAGCTTATGTTGCCAAGCTCCAGTCTGAAACTGAGGCCTAA